From the genome of Rathayibacter sp. VKM Ac-2804:
CCGCGCCGACCCTCCCGCGCCGCCGGGTGAAGGGCTCGTGGATCTTCCACGCGATCATGGCGCCGGTCGCGCTGCTCTGGGTGCTGCCGATGCTGTTCGTGCTCTTCGTGGCCGTCCGCAGCTTCGACGACATCACCGGCAACGGGCTCGGCGCCCTGCCGGCGAGCTTCAGCCTCGACGGCTTCGTCACGGTGTTCACGGCCGGGCTGGTCGGCGAGGCGCTGGTGAACAGCCTGATCGTCACGGTCTTCACCGTGTTCCTCTCGCTGCTGCTCGCCTCGTGGGCGGCGTTCGCGCTCAGCCGCTTCCACATCCCGTTCCGCCGGGGGATCCTGCTGCTGATGCTGGCGGGCAACCTGCTGCCGCCGCAGATCCTGCTGATCCCGGTCTCGCGGATCACCGAGAGCCTCGGCATCTACGACACGCTCTTCGCGCTGATCGTGGTGCAGGTCGGCTTCGGGCTGGGCTTCTACACCTTCGTGCTGCACGGCTTCATGCGGTCGATCCCGGCCGAGATCTTCGAGGCCGCGCAGGTCGACGGCGCGGGAGTGCTCCGCACCTACTGGCGGATCCTGCTGCCGCTGTGCCGGCCGTCGCTCGCGGCGCTCGGGGCTCTGGCGACGACCTGGATCTGGAACGACCTGATCTGGGCGGTCACCGTGCTGCGGACGGAGACGAACTTCCCGATCACGGCGGCGCTGCTCAACATCCAGGGCGGCTACGTGAGCCAGTGGAACGTGGTCGCCTCGGGGGCCGTGGTGGCGGCGATCCCGACCGCGATCGTGTTCTTCGCGTTCCAGAAGCAGTTCGTCTCGGGGCTGATGGTGGGCTCGAGCAAGTAGGGGGACGCGCGAGGAGAGGGCCGGCTGTTCGCAGCCGGCCCTCCTTCGTGTGCGCGGTGCGCGCTGCCCCGCTCAGTCGCGGTGGAAGAGCAGCAGCGCGGGCAGGCTCGTGGCGAAGTAGTCGGTGGAGCCGTCGTCGAGCGTCGCCTGCGGGGCGTCGTAGCGGGGACGCGCCTCGCCCAGCGAGGCCGGGGGAGTCGCCGTGCCGAGACCGAGTGCCGCCCGCGCCGCGTCCCAGGCCGCGAGGGTGCAGCCCTCGCCGCCCTCCCAGGGCTGGAAGCGGCGCGATTCCAGGAGCGAGAGCGCCTCCTGCGCGCGCCCCGCCTCGATCAGCAGGCCCGCGTACTCGACGGTCAGGTCGTCGCGGGCGAGTAGGAGCTCGCGCTCGCTCTCGAGGCGGGCGAGGCGGTCGGCGGCCGAGTGGCCGAGGCGCGCGGCGAGCTGGTCGAGCTCGTAGAGCAGGCGGGCGTCGCGCGGGGCGAGCTCGCGGGCGCGGAGGTAGTGCGTCCAGGCCGCGTCGTCGTCCGCCTCGTCGTTGTAGGCGGCGAGGCCCGCGTTGCGGTGGGTCACGGCGTCGCCGTCGCCGTCCGCGATCGCGCGGCGCCAGTGCTCGGCGGCCTCGGCACGGCGGCCGGCGTCGTAGAGGAGCATGCCGAGCAGCGACCGCGCGGTGCTGTCGGCGGGGTCCGCGGCGACCGCGGCCGTCAGCGCGTCGTGCGCGTCGAGGCCGGCGGGGAAGGCGCGGGTGAGGTCGAGCGCGCGGGTGTCGACGGGCTCGCCGAGCCGGGCCAGGAGGTAGGCGGCGGTCGGCGCGGCGTTGCCCGCTCCGGCGGCACCGCCGTCACCGTGCGCCACGGCGCGGAGCAGCCGGCGGGCCTCGCCGGTCTCGCCGAACGAGGCGAGGTCGAGTGCGACGTCGATGCTCTCGTGCGCGTCGGCGGGGTCGGTGCCGGTCAGCGTGCGGGCGAGCTGGTCGAGCGGATCCAGGCGCAGGGTCTCGTGCAGGATCCGCTCGGCGTCGACGGTGCGGCCGAGCGCGCGCAGGCAGACCGCCTGCAGGGCGCGGGCGCGGAGGTCGTCGGTGTCGAGGCGGAGCGAGGTGGCGAGATCCTCCAGGGCCGCTGCGCGGTCGCCGGCGGCGGCGGACAGCCGGGCGCTCTCGAAGAGCGCGGCGTGCGCCCACTTGCCGTCCCAGGCGGCCTTGCCGAACGCCGCGGCGGCCTCGGTCGTGCGGCCGAGGCGGCGCAGGATCAGGCCGCGCAGGTAGAAGGCCTCGGTGTCGGCCGGGTTGCCGTTGCGGGCGGTGAGCCGCCGGATCGCGGCGTCGGCGTGCACGAGCGCGTCCGCGTACTCGCCACGGCGGTAGGCGTGGTCGGCGAGGGCGAGGTGGACCCGGGCGTCGCCGGGATCGCGGCGGAGCGCCTCCCGCCAGTAGGGCAGCGGCGAGCGGGTCGGGTGCCGGTACTGCGCGAGGTGCACGCCGACGAGGTACAGCTCGTCGACCGACGCGGTCTCGGCGGGCGGGAGCGGCTCGGTCGCGACCTCGGGCTCGGTGTCGTCGAACTCCGTCGGCACCGTGTAGGCGAGGACGGTCGCACCCTGGGCGACGAGGGTGACGCCGAGTCCCTCCGGACCGACGCGAGCGGTCGGCAGATCGGCGAGCAGCGGCTGCCCGGGCTCGAGGTCGACGGTCCACTCGTGCAGGACGGTGCCGTCGGCCCGCAGCGTCACGGTCGCCCCCGGGAAACGACGCGTCGTCGCGACGCCGAGCCGGAGGCTCCCGGCCTCGACGTCGAGGTGCACGGCCACGTCGCGGGTCGCCTGGTGCGCCACTCCGATGCCGCTGATCGGGTACCAGTACTGCGAGAAGGTCTTGGTCTCGCCGGGCATCAGCCAGGAGAAGTCGGGCTGGTTGTCGGTGTAGACGCCGGCCATCAGCTCGACGTAGGGGCCGTCGGCGTCGGTGAGCTGCGCGTCCCAGGCGTGGCCGAACGGGGCGTCGCCCCAGGTCCACTGCTTCTTGCCGGGGGCGAAGCGGCGGTCTGCCCAGTGCACGAAGCCCGCGCCGGCGCGGTGGTCGTAGCCGCCGAAGAACGAGTCGTCGGTGCGGACGACCATGTACGAGGTGGGGACCGGGATGTTGCGGTACCAGTCGATGCTGTCGGCGGGCGGGCCGTCGGTGCTCTCGGCGGCGAGGGCCGGGTAGTCGACGCCGTAGTAGGGGCGGTCCGCCGCGGGGAAGGCCGTGATCGCGCGGCGGGCGTGATCGGCCACGTAGCGGACGTCGCGCGGGAAGAACGACTGGTAGTCGTCGTGCACCCGGGCCGCGACGTTCGCCCACCAGAGGAAGGTGTGCCGCTCGCTGGTGCGGTTGTGCAGGCGCACGTCGAGCTCGACGAGGCTGGACCCCGGGCGCAGGCGCACGCCGTGCAGGCCCTTCATCCGGCTGAACGGGTCGTGGTCGCTGCACCAGACGACGACCGAGCCGTCGTCGGCGCGCTCGAGGCTCCAGGCGGTGGGCAGGTAGGTGCCGGGGCGGTGGTGCTGCGGCCAGTTGAACTCGACGCCGCCGCTGATCCACGGGCCGGCCAGGCCGACGAGCGCCGGCTTGATGACGGTGTTGCGGTAGAAGAAGTCGTAGCCGGTGGTCTTGTCGTAGCCGGAGTAGATCCGGCCGCCGAGCTCGGGCAGGACGACGACCTGGACGAACTCGTTCTCGAGCACGACGACGCGCCACTCCTGGTCGACGGCGTCGGAGGCGATCCGGTCGATGAAGGGCAGCGGATACACCCGCCCGCTCGAGCCCTGGTAGACCCGGCGGTCGAGGAACATCGGCAGCTGCACCGGCTCCTCGGGGGTGTAGGTCGGGAGGGTGATCGTCGTCTCCCACACGGCCGCCGCGCCCCGCGCGAGGAGGTCGGCCGCCGCCGGCGGGGGCGCGATGAGCTGCGAGGCTTCTGCGATGACTGCCATGGGTCGAGGGTACGGAGCGCGGCGCGCGTGAAGGAATGGGCGATCTGCCGCGTCACCTGGACGATTCGCGGGCGGCCTCTCCCTCCGCCGACTGCTCCACCGGGTGTTCCGTGCGGCGGCCTGAACGAACCTGCTCAGTCGGAGTGGATGCCCCAGCGGAACTCGGCGCGCTCGCCCGGCTCCAGCCAGCGGAGCCCCTCGCCCGAGTTCAGGGCGTCGGGCGGGGCGGTCATCGGCTCGATCGCGATCGCGGGCGGGCGCCGGTCGCGGTCGATGTAGAGCTGCAGGGCGGTGAAGGACGCGTCGGCCCAGAGCGTGGTGCGGCCGTGGCCCGGAGCGCTGAGGTCGGCGCGGACCGTGCCGTCGGGGTCGCGGTCGAGGGCGGTGAAGCTCGCGTGCCAGGGCGCGTCCCGCTCGAGGACGCCGGCGCGGAGATCGAAGGGCGTGCCCGAGACGGGGCGGCGCTCACCGGTGGGGAGGTGGCGCTCGTCGAGGACGAGGCGCTCGCGGGCGGGGAAGCGGATCGTCGGCTCCTGCGCCTCACCGGCGCGGAGGTAGGGGTGGACGCCGAGTGCGACCGGGGCGCTACGGCCCGATTCGTTGACGAGGACGTGCCGGGCGTCGATCCCGGCGGGGCGCAGCCGGTAGCGGACGCTGGTGGCGAGCGCGAAGGGGTAGCCGGGCGGGGAGGCGAGGCGGGCGTGCAGGACGACGCTGTCGGCGGTGCGCTCGCCGACGCGGTAGCGGGTCGTGGCGAGGAGGCCGTGGTTGGCCGAGTGCGTCGCCGGGTCGGTGATCGCGAGCTGCTGGACGGCGCCGTCGAGGAGCCAGCGGCCGTCGCGGACCCGGTTCGGCCAGGGGGCGAGCACCGCGCCCGCGGCGCCGGGCGGCTGGTCGCCCGCGTAGGGCTCGACGAGGGCGCGGCCGCGCACCGCGAGGGTCCGGATGCTCGCGGCGACGGGGTTGATCGAGGCGCGGACGGAGCCGTCGGCGCTGACGAGCTCGATGTCGGGCATCAGACGGCTCCGTTCGGGAGCTCGACGATGAGCGCGGCAGGCATGCTCGCGAGTGTACGGGCGGCTCGCTCGGCGGGGTGGATCCCGGTGCTGAAGGCGCCGACGCCTTTCGAGGATTCGGTAGGAGCCTTCCGACCGGTGCGGTGCGGTGATCCTCTGTCGCGCGCACGATCTCGCGCCAGAACAGCGGCATCAATTGCCCGCATCAGCCGTCTTCGACTTCAATACGCGTATGGCGTTCACGACGGAAGTGGACCCTTCACAGATGGAGTCACCGACATGAAGAGATCGACGAAAGCACTGGCGACCGGCGGTCTCGTGGCCGCGCTGATAGTCGGAGCGACCGGCACCGCGTACGCCGGAACCAAGAACATCGCCTTCAACGAGACCCTTCCCCGCTTCCAGATCGCCGGGTGGACGAACAGCCAGACCAAAGAGGTGTCGAATCTCGCCGGCCATGTGAACGTCGGAACTGTCGGTGACGACTACTCCGTCGACGTCGAACTGTGTCAGAGCCTGCTTCTGGTCTGCAGTGAGAAGGTGCACGGTCTCCGCGATCGGGACGACACGGACCTGGCCAACAGCTTTCGAGCCGGCGCCGAAGTCAGGCTGCAACTGCGCGTCGGAAGCGGCAACGTCGTGCATGTCCAAGTTCAAGGAGCATGGCGCAGCAATTAGCGCCCGGCATCGTGAGAACTGCCGACTCGCCTCAACGACGTTCAGTTCGACGTGGAGCGGAAGGATTCGATCAGTGATTCCTCAGGGAGGGCGATCCGCTCGCGTTCTGGTCGGGCTGGTTCAGCGAGAGCTCGTCAGACGGCGTTGGCGCCTCACACTGTGCTTCGCGGGAAGCGTGGGGACGGCGGTCATCGTCCAGAGGATCTCCGCGAACGCGCGCTCGGTCTTCCGCGACGACGGTGATGTTCTGAGTTCACTGCTCGGCTCGCCGATAGGGATCGTCTTCCCCTTGCTCGTCACCCTGGTGGGCTCGCTGCCGTTCACGAGAGACGTCGCGAATCGCGGTGTCGTCAACGAACGTCCGCGACAGTCCTACTCGACCCTCGTCTCGAGCAAATTCATCGCTGCGGGGCTTCTCTCCTCGGTCGTCTTCTTCCTCTACGGTCTAGCGCTGACCCTCATCGCTTCGGTCGCGTGGCCCCTTCTCGGACATCCAGGGGTCAAGCCCTCCGTGTACTCGAACGTCACTCCGTTCCAGCAGCGGGAGACGTTCGCCGATCTCAGCGGTGGGAACGTCCTCGTGTTCGGGCTGCTGATGTCGCTCTGGTTCGCTTTCGCGGCGGCGGTCTACTCGGTGCTCACGTCGGCGAGTCTGGTCCTCGTCCCGAACAGGGCCGTCGCCCTGCTTCTGCCGTTCGCGTTCTATCTCGGGCTGACCGTCGTGCTGTCCGTGCTCCATGAACCGGCCTTGACGCCGATGTTCTCCGTCTTCCCCGCGGGTCTTGAGCAGTCCCCGTGGTTGATCGCGGCGTCCCCGACCCTCCTCACCGCTCTCCTGGCGGCCGCGCTCTGGGTGTTCGTCGTGCGGCGGCCGAGCGAGAGCAGGCACCTCCTGTGACGGGGCGGAGACTCACCGCGCTGGTCTTCCTCGGTCTCACCGGGGCGTACGCCCTCTACTCGCGCTTCTTCCAGGAGACGGCGACCGGCCGATCACCGGGGGTCTGGGACGTCCTCCTCGACGTCGCCGCCGATCCCTATTACCTCGGTCTCGTCGTCGTGCCCCTGTGGTCGGTGATGTCGGCGCTGCAGGTGACGCGGACCGGCTCGCCCGGAGCGCTGCTGCGCTACGGCTCGCTCCTGCGAGCGTGGGCCGGGACCCTCGTGATCCTGGCGAAGCTCTCCACGAAGGCGGCGGCGGGTGCCCTCGCCGTCTGCCTCGTCTGCAGCGCGGGTCTGCAGCCGACGGCGTTCGCCCGTCCCGAGAGCGTCGCCGCCGTCTTCCGAGAGCAGGGATTCGCTCCCGTCGCGGCTCTGGTCGCTCAGGTCGCTCTGCTGGGAGCGTCACTCTGCGCGGTGGCCGCTGTCGTGGTGTCCGTCCGGCTGCTCTCCGGCAGGGCCGCCGTCACCTGGGCAGCGGTCGGCGGCATCTTCCTCTGGGTCGTCCTCTCAGTGCTCGCTGTCGTGCCGCCGAGTGCGCCCCTCAGCGCCGCCGCCTTCCTCGACCTGGCGGTCGGCATGGAGAGGACGTCCCTGATCGGGACGGCGCTGAGGCCGCTGATCGTCCTCATCGGCGTCGGACTGGTGGTGCGGCTCGCCGCACGAGCCTCGAGCTGTGCGGACCGGGTCGCCGTCTCCGCTCTCCTGGCCGTCTCGACGCTGCTCGTCGTCTTCTCCTTCCTGCAGGCGTCCGCCGGCCGCGACCTGCTCGAGGTCGCAGGTCTCCTGGTGCCCAGTCCGCTCGGATCGATCGCGGAGTCGATGCAGTACCTGCTCGTCTTCCTCCCGTTCCTCCTGGTCGGCCTGATCGGCCGGGGGTCGCCGACACCTCAGCGCGAGCATCACGAGCTCATCAGATTCGGGAGTCGGGCCTCCCGGCTGCGACGCGAGGTCGTCCGGGGCTCGGTCGGCTCGTTCGCGGCGTGGACGGTCGCGGCTCTGCTCGTGCTCGCCGGCGTCCTCGGCGCGGCGCACGCGGTCGTCCCGCCCTCGCCGGAGTGGATCGCGGTGGCGGGTGCCGTCGCCGCGGGAGGAGTGTGCGCGGCCCTGTACGGCAGCGTCGGGGTTCTCCTGCGCTGCTCGATCGCGAGCGTCCCGTCGAGGTTCGTCGCGGTCTGCCTCGTCGCCGTCGCCGTCGTCCTGTCCCGCTCGATCTCCCCGGACAACCCCTTCCTCCTCGGCAGCCTCGCCGACGGCGGCCTCGGCGGTGATCGGGTCCTCCGGCGGATCGTTGTCCTCCTGGCGTCCCTGCTCGCCCCGCCGCTGCTCGGAAGCATCGGCTTCCTGGCCCTCACTGCACGAAGAAAGGTCGTGGTCTGGTGGACGTGATCACCCTCGCCGAGGTCGGCAAGAGCTTCGGCCGGAAGGAGATCCTGCGGGACGTGTCCCTCCGGATCGAGGACGGGCGGACCTACGGCCTCGTCGGGCCGAACGGCGCCGGCAAGTCGGTGCTGCTGCTCCTGATGTGCGGCCTGCTGCGACCCTCGGGCGGCACCGTGACGATCGATCCGGCCTACCTCTCCCGGGGTCGGGACTACCCCGATCGATTCGGCGTCTCGATCAACGGCCCGGGCTACCTGGCCGGCAGGAGCGCTCGCCAGAACCTCGCCGACCTGGCCTCGATCCGGAAGCAGGTGGGCGAGGACCGCATCGACGAGGTCCTCGAGCAGGTCGGTCTCTCGCCGACATCGCCGCTGAAGGCCCGGAACTTCTCGCTGGGCATGCTGCAGAAGCTCTCGCTCGCGCAGGCGCTGCTCGAGCACCCCGCTGTCCTCCTCCTCGACGAGCCGTTCAACGCCCTCGACGCGGAATCGGTCGAGCGCCTGCGGGAGATCCTCGTCGCGGAGAAGGCGAAGGGGACGACCATCGTGTTCACCAGTCACCGCGACAGCGACATCGAGATGCTCAGCGACGAGGTGCTGAGGGTCGAGGGCGGCCGGGTGACGGACGGGTGACGACCGTCTGATCGTCGGGCGGCTCGGTGGGCGACGTCCTCTTGGTCTCGGGCGGCCGGATCCGGGCGGCTAGGACCGCAGGATCGCCTCGAGCTCGGCGACGACGAGGTCGGGTCGGGAGAGGAAGGGGTGGTGGCCGGTCGGCAGGTCGATCGAGCGGGTGGCGCGCTCGGCGTGGACGCGCTGGAGGCCGACCGAGGTGCTGCCGTCCTCGGTGCAGACCAGGTACGTGGACTCGACGCCCTGCCAGCCGGCGACGGAGGTCGGGGTGGTGAAGGCGGCGATCGACTGAGTCGTGACGCGCTCCCAGGCGGCCCGCTGGGTCGTCTCGTCGGCGTCCTGAAGGAAGCGGCGGCCGAACGAGGCGGCGTCGTAGCCGGCGACGCCGAGCGTGCCGTCGTCGCCG
Proteins encoded in this window:
- a CDS encoding carbohydrate ABC transporter permease → MAVIAPVAPGLAAPTLPRRRVKGSWIFHAIMAPVALLWVLPMLFVLFVAVRSFDDITGNGLGALPASFSLDGFVTVFTAGLVGEALVNSLIVTVFTVFLSLLLASWAAFALSRFHIPFRRGILLLMLAGNLLPPQILLIPVSRITESLGIYDTLFALIVVQVGFGLGFYTFVLHGFMRSIPAEIFEAAQVDGAGVLRTYWRILLPLCRPSLAALGALATTWIWNDLIWAVTVLRTETNFPITAALLNIQGGYVSQWNVVASGAVVAAIPTAIVFFAFQKQFVSGLMVGSSK
- a CDS encoding DUF5107 domain-containing protein, encoding MAVIAEASQLIAPPPAAADLLARGAAAVWETTITLPTYTPEEPVQLPMFLDRRVYQGSSGRVYPLPFIDRIASDAVDQEWRVVVLENEFVQVVVLPELGGRIYSGYDKTTGYDFFYRNTVIKPALVGLAGPWISGGVEFNWPQHHRPGTYLPTAWSLERADDGSVVVWCSDHDPFSRMKGLHGVRLRPGSSLVELDVRLHNRTSERHTFLWWANVAARVHDDYQSFFPRDVRYVADHARRAITAFPAADRPYYGVDYPALAAESTDGPPADSIDWYRNIPVPTSYMVVRTDDSFFGGYDHRAGAGFVHWADRRFAPGKKQWTWGDAPFGHAWDAQLTDADGPYVELMAGVYTDNQPDFSWLMPGETKTFSQYWYPISGIGVAHQATRDVAVHLDVEAGSLRLGVATTRRFPGATVTLRADGTVLHEWTVDLEPGQPLLADLPTARVGPEGLGVTLVAQGATVLAYTVPTEFDDTEPEVATEPLPPAETASVDELYLVGVHLAQYRHPTRSPLPYWREALRRDPGDARVHLALADHAYRRGEYADALVHADAAIRRLTARNGNPADTEAFYLRGLILRRLGRTTEAAAAFGKAAWDGKWAHAALFESARLSAAAGDRAAALEDLATSLRLDTDDLRARALQAVCLRALGRTVDAERILHETLRLDPLDQLARTLTGTDPADAHESIDVALDLASFGETGEARRLLRAVAHGDGGAAGAGNAAPTAAYLLARLGEPVDTRALDLTRAFPAGLDAHDALTAAVAADPADSTARSLLGMLLYDAGRRAEAAEHWRRAIADGDGDAVTHRNAGLAAYNDEADDDAAWTHYLRARELAPRDARLLYELDQLAARLGHSAADRLARLESERELLLARDDLTVEYAGLLIEAGRAQEALSLLESRRFQPWEGGEGCTLAAWDAARAALGLGTATPPASLGEARPRYDAPQATLDDGSTDYFATSLPALLLFHRD
- a CDS encoding galactose mutarotase → MPDIELVSADGSVRASINPVAASIRTLAVRGRALVEPYAGDQPPGAAGAVLAPWPNRVRDGRWLLDGAVQQLAITDPATHSANHGLLATTRYRVGERTADSVVLHARLASPPGYPFALATSVRYRLRPAGIDARHVLVNESGRSAPVALGVHPYLRAGEAQEPTIRFPARERLVLDERHLPTGERRPVSGTPFDLRAGVLERDAPWHASFTALDRDPDGTVRADLSAPGHGRTTLWADASFTALQLYIDRDRRPPAIAIEPMTAPPDALNSGEGLRWLEPGERAEFRWGIHSD
- a CDS encoding ATP-binding cassette domain-containing protein; amino-acid sequence: MDVITLAEVGKSFGRKEILRDVSLRIEDGRTYGLVGPNGAGKSVLLLLMCGLLRPSGGTVTIDPAYLSRGRDYPDRFGVSINGPGYLAGRSARQNLADLASIRKQVGEDRIDEVLEQVGLSPTSPLKARNFSLGMLQKLSLAQALLEHPAVLLLDEPFNALDAESVERLREILVAEKAKGTTIVFTSHRDSDIEMLSDEVLRVEGGRVTDG